From the Acidilutibacter cellobiosedens genome, one window contains:
- the kce gene encoding 3-keto-5-aminohexanoate cleavage enzyme: protein MEKLIITAAICGAEVTKENNPNVPYTVEEIGEEAESAYRAGASIIHLHVRYDDGTPTQDKERFRECMEEIRRRCPDVIIQPSTGGAVGMTDEERLQPVELFPEMATLDCGTLNFGGDEIFINTENTIKNFAKVMNEKGVKPEIEVFDKGMVDLAVRYHKQGYISAPMHFDFVMGVQMDATVRDLSYISRSIPEGSTWTVAGVGRHQIPMAVVGIIMGGHARVGFEDNVYISKGVLAKSNGELVEKVVRIAKEIGREIATPEEARKILRIKYKG from the coding sequence ATGGAAAAGCTAATTATAACTGCTGCCATATGTGGAGCAGAAGTGACAAAAGAAAATAACCCCAATGTCCCTTATACTGTCGAAGAAATAGGAGAGGAAGCAGAATCGGCATATAGAGCGGGGGCAAGTATTATTCATCTTCATGTAAGATATGATGACGGGACTCCGACTCAAGACAAAGAAAGATTTAGAGAATGTATGGAGGAAATAAGAAGGAGATGCCCCGATGTTATCATTCAACCATCAACAGGGGGAGCAGTAGGAATGACTGATGAAGAGAGACTTCAACCGGTGGAGCTTTTTCCGGAAATGGCAACGTTAGATTGTGGAACCCTTAATTTTGGGGGAGACGAAATATTTATAAATACTGAAAATACAATCAAAAATTTTGCGAAAGTTATGAACGAAAAAGGAGTAAAACCTGAAATAGAGGTATTTGACAAGGGAATGGTAGATTTAGCGGTCAGATATCATAAACAGGGATATATATCTGCTCCCATGCATTTTGATTTTGTGATGGGAGTACAGATGGATGCAACAGTAAGGGATTTATCATATATTTCGCGAAGTATTCCTGAAGGGTCAACATGGACTGTGGCAGGAGTAGGAAGGCATCAAATACCCATGGCAGTAGTAGGGATAATTATGGGTGGTCATGCAAGAGTAGGATTTGAAGATAATGTTTATATTTCTAAAGGAGTATTAGCTAAGTCAAACGGAGAATTAGTAGAAAAAGTAGTAAGAATAGCTAAAGAAATTGGAAGAGAAATAGCTACTCCCGAAGAAGCAAGAAAAATTTTGAGAATTAAGTACAAAGGATAA
- a CDS encoding ABC transporter ATP-binding protein, giving the protein MTELIKLNNVRKVYRMGEEKIVALNNINLSIDNEKLVCLLGTSGSGKSTLLNMMAGLEKPTKGEIIINKKHLERMNENQVTKFRQLYIGFVFQSYNLIPTLSALENVSLPLIFQGIPKSKRNKAAKKMLVEVGLGNRLHHRPSEMSGGQQQRVSIARAFIGHPQIVFADEPTGNLDTKTTIEVMDLMTSMANEQKQTLIIVTHDAEISNYAHQIIYIRDGNIEKIIENSKNNIKGDA; this is encoded by the coding sequence TTGACAGAATTGATCAAATTGAATAATGTCCGGAAAGTTTACAGGATGGGAGAAGAAAAAATTGTTGCTCTCAACAATATAAATCTTTCTATAGACAATGAAAAGCTCGTATGCCTGTTGGGCACTTCCGGTTCAGGAAAAAGTACACTTTTAAATATGATGGCGGGGCTTGAAAAGCCAACAAAGGGTGAAATAATAATAAATAAAAAGCATCTGGAGAGAATGAACGAAAATCAGGTAACTAAATTTCGTCAACTATATATTGGTTTTGTTTTTCAATCATATAACTTGATTCCAACTCTCTCTGCCTTGGAAAATGTAAGCCTCCCTCTTATATTTCAGGGAATACCCAAATCAAAAAGAAACAAAGCGGCAAAGAAAATGCTTGTAGAAGTGGGATTGGGAAACCGGCTTCATCACAGGCCTTCTGAGATGAGTGGAGGGCAGCAGCAAAGAGTAAGCATTGCACGAGCTTTTATAGGCCATCCACAGATTGTGTTTGCTGATGAACCTACGGGAAACTTGGACACGAAGACTACCATAGAAGTTATGGATCTTATGACTTCCATGGCTAACGAACAAAAGCAGACTTTAATAATAGTTACTCATGATGCGGAAATATCAAACTATGCTCACCAGATCATTTATATAAGAGATGGAAACATAGAAAAGATTATAGAAAATTCAAAAAATAATATTAAGGGGGACGCATAA
- the kal gene encoding 3-aminobutyryl-CoA ammonia lyase: protein MSEAMIRLRMSSGDSHYGGNLVDGAKMLQLFGDVATELLIRQDGDEGLFAGYEEIEFLSPVFAGDYIEAVGEIIKIGNSSRKMKFEARKVIAARTDISNSACDVLKEPIVVCRAVGTCVTPKDKKRK from the coding sequence ATGAGTGAGGCTATGATAAGATTAAGAATGAGTTCGGGAGATTCTCATTATGGAGGGAATCTTGTGGACGGGGCAAAGATGCTTCAATTGTTTGGAGATGTGGCAACGGAACTTTTAATCAGGCAGGATGGAGATGAAGGTCTTTTCGCAGGATATGAAGAGATAGAGTTTTTATCTCCGGTATTTGCGGGAGATTATATTGAGGCAGTCGGAGAAATAATTAAAATTGGTAATAGTTCGAGAAAAATGAAATTTGAAGCAAGAAAGGTTATAGCGGCAAGGACGGATATCAGCAACTCAGCTTGTGATGTATTGAAAGAACCTATAGTTGTTTGCAGGGCAGTGGGAACTTGTGTTACACCCAAAGATAAGAAGAGAAAATAA
- the fsa gene encoding fructose-6-phosphate aldolase, translating into MKFFIDTANIDEIREINDWGVICGVTTNPSLIAKEGRDFKEVIKEITSIVDGPISAEVISLKSEGMIKEARELSKIHPNIVVKIPMIKEGLKAVKVLKSEGIKTNVTLVFSPSQALLAARAGASYVSPFIGRMDDISNEGMNIVRDIAEIYRNYDIKAEIIAASIRHPIHVVEAAKAGADIATIPYKVFLNMVKHPMTDLGIQRFLKDWEGLVKK; encoded by the coding sequence ATGAAGTTTTTTATAGATACTGCCAATATTGATGAAATTAGAGAGATAAATGATTGGGGGGTTATATGTGGCGTCACTACCAATCCATCTCTTATTGCAAAAGAAGGCAGAGATTTTAAAGAAGTTATAAAAGAAATTACGTCGATAGTTGATGGTCCTATCAGTGCGGAGGTTATTTCTTTAAAAAGCGAAGGGATGATTAAAGAAGCAAGAGAATTGTCGAAGATTCATCCTAATATAGTTGTTAAAATTCCTATGATAAAAGAAGGGTTAAAAGCAGTCAAAGTACTTAAATCCGAAGGAATAAAAACTAATGTGACTTTGGTTTTTTCTCCAAGCCAGGCACTTCTTGCGGCTCGGGCAGGAGCATCTTATGTAAGTCCATTTATAGGAAGAATGGATGATATAAGTAATGAAGGAATGAATATAGTAAGGGACATAGCAGAAATATATCGTAATTATGACATTAAGGCGGAAATAATAGCTGCAAGTATTCGCCACCCGATACATGTTGTAGAAGCTGCTAAGGCAGGGGCGGATATTGCAACAATACCTTATAAGGTATTTTTAAATATGGTGAAACATCCTATGACAGATTTAGGAATCCAAAGATTTCTTAAAGATTGGGAAGGTTTGGTTAAGAAATAA
- the gdhA gene encoding NADP-specific glutamate dehydrogenase, whose protein sequence is MSPIIEKYIEIVKKRNPGEVEFHQTVEEVLNSLVPYLDKHPEYIENGIIDRLIEPERQIIFRVPWVDDKGKVQVNRGFRVQFNSAIGPYKGGLRFHPSVYIGIIKFLGFEQIFKNSLTGLPIGGGKGGSDFDPKGKSEGEIMRFCQSFMTELYRHIGPDIDVPAGDIGVGGREIGYLFGQYKRIVGAYKNGVLTGKGIPYGGSLARTEATGYGATYFAQEVFKNFGEEIKGKTFAISGFGNVAWGTVSKITELGGKVVTISGPDGYIYDPDGIKGEKIDYMLVMRASRRDKVQDYADKFGVKFYPKEKPWGVKADVYMPCATQNEVGMAEAKKIVENKIKYYIEVSNMPTTNEALAYIQENGVIVAPSKAVNAGGVATSALEMTQNAMRYSWSFEEVDAKLKNIMINIHKNTKEAAEELGLGYNLVAGANIAGFKRIAEAMMAQGIV, encoded by the coding sequence ATGTCACCTATCATTGAGAAGTATATTGAAATTGTTAAAAAAAGAAATCCCGGTGAAGTTGAATTTCATCAAACAGTGGAAGAAGTTCTCAATTCTTTGGTTCCTTACTTGGATAAACATCCTGAATATATTGAAAACGGTATCATCGACAGACTCATTGAACCGGAAAGACAAATCATATTTAGGGTTCCTTGGGTAGACGATAAAGGCAAAGTTCAGGTAAACAGAGGATTCAGAGTTCAATTCAACAGTGCCATAGGACCTTATAAAGGAGGCCTTAGATTTCATCCTTCCGTATACATCGGAATAATCAAATTTCTTGGATTTGAACAAATTTTCAAAAACTCACTAACAGGACTTCCCATTGGCGGAGGAAAAGGCGGATCCGATTTTGATCCCAAAGGAAAATCCGAAGGAGAAATTATGAGATTCTGCCAATCATTTATGACGGAATTGTATAGGCATATAGGACCGGATATTGATGTCCCTGCAGGAGATATAGGTGTCGGCGGAAGAGAAATCGGATATCTTTTCGGACAGTACAAAAGAATAGTAGGAGCTTATAAAAACGGTGTATTAACAGGTAAAGGCATTCCTTATGGCGGAAGTTTGGCAAGAACTGAAGCAACAGGTTACGGCGCTACTTATTTTGCACAGGAAGTATTTAAAAACTTCGGAGAAGAAATTAAAGGAAAAACTTTTGCAATATCAGGATTTGGAAACGTAGCTTGGGGTACCGTTTCAAAAATAACCGAATTAGGAGGAAAAGTTGTAACAATATCAGGCCCGGACGGATACATTTATGACCCCGATGGTATCAAAGGCGAAAAAATAGATTATATGCTTGTAATGAGAGCTTCCAGACGAGATAAAGTACAAGACTATGCAGATAAATTCGGCGTCAAATTCTATCCAAAGGAAAAACCGTGGGGTGTCAAAGCAGACGTATATATGCCTTGCGCAACTCAAAACGAAGTTGGCATGGCTGAAGCCAAAAAAATAGTTGAAAACAAAATTAAATATTATATAGAAGTATCAAATATGCCTACAACAAACGAAGCTTTGGCATATATACAAGAAAACGGCGTAATAGTTGCACCCTCAAAGGCTGTTAATGCAGGAGGAGTTGCTACATCAGCATTAGAAATGACTCAAAATGCAATGAGATATTCATGGTCTTTTGAAGAAGTTGATGCAAAACTTAAAAATATAATGATAAATATTCATAAGAATACGAAAGAAGCAGCCGAAGAATTAGGACTCGGATACAATCTGGTTGCAGGTGCAAATATCGCAGGATTTAAGAGAATTGCCGAAGCAATGATGGCCCAAGGTATTGTGTAA